A single genomic interval of Zunongwangia sp. HGR-M22 harbors:
- a CDS encoding VCBS repeat-containing protein — MKNLCYILIFAVLAACSKSEKEVQETATPPLFKELDAEITNLDFSNTLTETDSLNILDYLYYYNGGGVAIGDINNDSLPDIFLTGNQVPNKLFLNKGNLKFEDITETAGVAGNSDWNTGVAIVDVNGDGFLDIYVCAVVGINGLKGKNELFINNGDGTFTEKASEYGLDFQNYSTNAAFFDYDNDGDLDLYLLNHAVHTVNTYGPAEIREKRSKKSGDKFLRNDGGHFTDVSEEAGIFGGPNGYGLGIATADFNNNGFTDIYISNDFHEDDFYYLNNGDGRFTESLKSKFGHTSRFSMGSDAADVNNDGFLDILTLDMLPDDEKIIKASMGDDSPDIHKMKSERLHYHEQFSRNMLQINQGGEYFQDLGLISGLAATDWSWSALFADYDLDGHQDVFISTGIPKRPNDYDYIKYVSNNQIQKELSKGNKIDKKAIEMMPSGAVANRIFKGNKNLHFKDHSGKWISKDSIMSTGSAYADLDNDGDLDIIVNNINAPARIYENRITENNKNFIKIKLQYKNPNIQAIGSKAIAYQNGNRQVKQLFTTRGFQSASEALLHFGFEHSKNIDSLLIIWPDNSIQKLSNIALGQTLYINQAENLKKVNYAHLFPKKKAWFTKVDSLPGLDYEHKENRYQDFDRQKLIPYQISDRGPAVVVKDINGDGKDDIFFGSAKFAQSAVYFQTKNGFEKQTISVLANDIRSEDISAVIEDFDNNGENDLLVVSGGGEYYSENKALLDRLYLQKNRNFSKNNFPEYFENGSIVKAADYDNDGDLDIFIGCAAVSNDFGKIPQSFLLKNENGNFSIDKENKLGEIGMVTDAIWTDFNNDGQIDLIVIGEWMAPKFFENQNGKFKPYKIEAGLKGLWQSIAAFDIDGDGDKDYLLGNWGLNIKLVANRENPLKMYYLDFDKNGSTETILAQEKNGKYYPVNGLDMLVGQLSYLRKKFPNYKSFAGKTIEEIFDAEKLEKAEILKVETLASGYLLNDDGNFSFKAFENPLQISPITAFLKHDFNKDGKTEMLIGGNYFGTIPYHGKFDQFAGIILQSVDSYIEAKDLGINFTQKAVISIDILNFKDHEYLLVTYNNNKPEVYKIN, encoded by the coding sequence ATGAAAAATCTTTGCTACATATTGATTTTTGCTGTTTTAGCGGCCTGTTCTAAGAGCGAAAAAGAAGTTCAGGAAACCGCCACTCCTCCCCTATTTAAAGAATTAGACGCTGAAATCACCAATCTCGATTTCAGCAACACACTTACTGAAACCGATAGTCTTAATATTTTAGATTACCTGTATTATTACAATGGTGGCGGCGTGGCGATTGGTGATATCAACAACGATAGTTTGCCCGATATTTTTCTTACAGGAAATCAGGTTCCCAATAAATTATTTTTGAACAAAGGAAACCTGAAATTTGAAGATATTACTGAAACTGCCGGAGTTGCTGGCAATTCAGATTGGAATACGGGTGTTGCAATCGTCGATGTTAATGGCGACGGCTTTCTCGATATTTATGTTTGTGCGGTGGTGGGTATTAATGGATTAAAAGGAAAAAATGAACTTTTTATCAATAATGGTGATGGAACTTTTACTGAAAAAGCTTCAGAATATGGTTTAGATTTTCAGAATTATAGTACCAACGCAGCTTTTTTTGATTATGATAATGACGGCGATCTTGATCTATATTTACTGAATCATGCGGTGCATACCGTGAACACCTACGGACCTGCTGAAATCAGAGAAAAACGAAGCAAAAAAAGCGGCGATAAATTTTTGAGAAACGATGGCGGTCATTTTACCGATGTTAGCGAAGAAGCCGGAATTTTCGGTGGGCCAAATGGTTACGGATTAGGTATTGCGACAGCCGATTTTAATAATAACGGTTTTACAGATATTTATATTAGTAACGATTTTCACGAAGATGATTTTTATTACCTGAATAATGGCGACGGAAGGTTTACTGAAAGTTTAAAATCTAAATTTGGGCATACCAGCAGATTCTCGATGGGCAGCGATGCGGCTGATGTAAATAATGATGGATTTTTAGATATTCTAACTTTAGATATGCTGCCTGATGATGAAAAAATAATCAAAGCGAGCATGGGCGACGATTCTCCAGATATTCATAAAATGAAAAGTGAACGCCTGCATTATCACGAGCAGTTTAGCCGAAATATGCTGCAAATAAATCAGGGTGGTGAGTACTTTCAGGATCTGGGATTAATTAGCGGATTGGCCGCTACAGATTGGAGCTGGAGCGCTCTATTTGCAGATTATGATCTGGATGGACATCAGGATGTTTTTATTTCTACCGGAATTCCAAAACGTCCAAACGACTATGATTATATAAAATACGTTTCGAATAATCAGATTCAAAAAGAGCTAAGTAAGGGAAACAAAATCGATAAAAAAGCGATCGAAATGATGCCTTCTGGCGCGGTTGCTAACCGAATTTTTAAAGGGAATAAAAATCTGCATTTTAAAGATCATTCTGGCAAGTGGATATCCAAAGATAGTATTATGAGTACCGGCTCGGCTTATGCAGATCTGGATAACGACGGCGATCTTGATATTATCGTCAACAATATCAATGCACCGGCGCGAATTTATGAAAATCGTATTACTGAAAATAATAAGAATTTTATAAAAATAAAACTGCAGTATAAAAACCCAAATATCCAGGCGATTGGCAGTAAAGCTATTGCTTATCAAAATGGTAACCGACAGGTAAAGCAATTATTTACCACACGCGGATTTCAATCAGCTTCTGAAGCTTTGTTGCATTTTGGTTTTGAGCATTCAAAAAATATAGATTCTCTTTTAATTATATGGCCCGATAATTCAATTCAAAAATTATCGAATATCGCTTTGGGACAAACGCTTTACATAAACCAAGCTGAAAATCTTAAAAAAGTAAATTATGCCCATTTGTTTCCGAAGAAAAAAGCCTGGTTTACGAAAGTAGATTCTTTACCCGGTTTAGATTATGAGCATAAAGAAAATCGCTATCAGGATTTTGATCGCCAAAAATTGATTCCGTATCAAATTTCAGATCGCGGTCCCGCGGTGGTGGTAAAAGATATCAATGGCGATGGGAAAGATGACATCTTCTTCGGAAGTGCGAAATTTGCTCAATCGGCTGTATATTTTCAAACTAAAAATGGTTTCGAAAAACAAACAATTTCGGTTTTAGCGAATGATATTCGTTCAGAAGATATTTCCGCAGTGATCGAAGATTTTGACAATAATGGTGAGAATGATTTGTTGGTAGTTTCTGGTGGCGGAGAATATTACAGTGAAAACAAAGCTTTATTGGACAGATTATACCTTCAGAAAAATAGAAACTTCAGCAAAAACAATTTTCCTGAGTATTTTGAAAATGGAAGCATTGTAAAAGCAGCCGATTATGATAATGACGGTGATTTAGACATTTTTATTGGCTGCGCAGCGGTTTCTAACGATTTTGGTAAAATTCCGCAGTCATTTTTATTAAAAAATGAGAATGGAAATTTCAGCATTGATAAAGAAAATAAACTTGGCGAGATAGGAATGGTTACCGATGCGATCTGGACCGATTTTAATAATGATGGGCAAATCGATCTTATTGTAATTGGCGAATGGATGGCACCAAAATTCTTCGAAAATCAAAATGGAAAGTTTAAACCGTATAAAATTGAAGCTGGTTTAAAGGGATTATGGCAAAGTATCGCTGCGTTTGATATCGATGGCGATGGCGACAAAGATTACCTTTTGGGAAACTGGGGATTAAATATAAAACTGGTTGCAAACAGGGAAAATCCGCTTAAAATGTATTATCTTGATTTTGATAAGAATGGAAGCACCGAGACTATTCTCGCCCAGGAGAAAAATGGTAAATATTATCCTGTAAATGGTTTAGATATGTTGGTAGGACAATTGTCTTATCTGCGCAAAAAGTTCCCTAATTATAAAAGTTTTGCAGGAAAAACGATCGAGGAGATCTTTGATGCGGAAAAGCTGGAAAAGGCTGAAATCTTAAAGGTTGAAACATTGGCTTCAGGATATCTTTTAAATGATGATGGAAACTTTAGTTTTAAAGCATTTGAAAATCCATTGCAAATTTCGCCAATAACAGCATTTTTAAAGCACGATTTTAATAAAGACGGTAAAACCGAAATGTTGATTGGCGGTAATTATTTTGGAACTATACCATACCACGGAAAATTCGATCAATTTGCCGGCATTATTCTGCAATCTGTCGACTCTTATATCGAAGCTAAAGACCTTGGTATTAATTTTACGCAAAAAGCGGTAATTAGTATTGATATTTTAAATTTTAAAGATCACGAATATTTGCTGGTCACTTACAACAATAATAAACCAGAAGTTTATAAAATTAACTAA
- a CDS encoding VCBS repeat-containing protein, giving the protein MNNSSSISNLAKIILIGLLFPLIYSCNKTSENKKKEPKDVLFTLMPADSTGISFINQVRNEKEFNIFRYRNFYNGAGVGIGDINNDGLPDVYLTSNMGKNKLYLNQGNFKFKDISESSGTQGIRSWSTGVTIVDINGDGLLDIYVSNAGNISGDDRRNELFINNDDLTFSEVASEYNLDENGFTTHAAFFDYELDGDLDVYILNNSFIPVSSLGYNNKRELRGKDWNLPEVFKGGGDKLLRNDNGKFADVSEEAGIYGSLIGFGLGVTIGDVNGDMLPDIYVSNDFYERDYLYINNGDGTFIEDIKNQMAHLSLSSMGADMADINNDGLPEIFVTDMLPENDERLKNTSEFERFDLYKLKEDRDFYHQYMQNSLQLNNGNNSFSEIAFYSGVAQTDWSWSALIFDMDNDGYKDIFVSNGIYHDLTNQDFMDFFANDILQDMVITGKKKEFDSILNKMPSTLIANYVFKNNADLSFSDTTEDWGFSTPSFSNGSAYGDLDNDGDLDLIVNNVNMELFVYRNETDKKHDHNWTKIQLKGNDKNTFAIGSKVTIYTEDDQLTQQLIPTRGFQSSADYNLTFGLGTHQKIDSIRVIWPNKTASIKTNININELVIFDQEEAEEFSLPKIESSQYFKEIDTDFTAHKEDNYIDYDYEGLINKMLSREGPAIAVADVNNDGNDDFYVAGARNESGVLYIQQTSGKFLKNILDETEESKIFEETGAIFKDIDNDGFKDLILIAGGNNIYAEKEQYETRIYLNDGKGNFSKSDSELPINDQNAAVIAANDFDKDGKIDLFIGYRSVPGVYGINPSHQLLKNKGNGKFTSLDTSNLDNLGMITDASWADIDNDGKAELIVIGDWMAPTIFKIQVKKLSPISSNLSEYAGAWNSMKIADLNKDGLPDLILGNRGTNSFYNASKKDPVKVYISDFDHNGTTEQIFTRTINEKDVPIHLRRELSGQISSVKKQNLKFAEYATKSIDQLFSKDVLDEALVKEITGFKSIIAINKGDGNFEVQEMPAQAQFSSIHAIETMDINNDGNLDIIIAGNDYDLKPQFSRLDANYGLVLMNDGNGNFKAETSEKTGLFFKGQVRDLKIIQNKKGEKCLLVGINDEKPQLYKLQ; this is encoded by the coding sequence ATGAATAATTCATCATCAATTTCAAACTTAGCTAAGATAATTCTTATAGGATTGCTCTTTCCCTTAATCTATTCCTGTAATAAAACTTCAGAAAATAAAAAAAAAGAACCAAAAGATGTTCTTTTTACTCTAATGCCAGCAGATTCTACAGGTATTTCTTTTATCAATCAGGTAAGAAACGAAAAAGAATTCAATATTTTCAGATATCGTAATTTCTATAACGGTGCCGGTGTTGGTATAGGTGATATTAATAATGATGGTCTTCCTGATGTTTATCTTACTTCGAACATGGGAAAAAACAAGCTTTATTTAAATCAGGGAAACTTTAAATTTAAAGATATTTCTGAATCTTCAGGAACGCAAGGAATCAGATCATGGTCTACCGGGGTTACCATAGTAGATATTAATGGTGACGGTCTATTAGACATTTATGTATCTAACGCTGGCAACATCTCAGGTGACGATCGCCGTAATGAACTTTTTATCAATAATGATGATCTTACATTCAGTGAAGTTGCATCAGAATATAATTTAGATGAAAACGGCTTCACTACTCACGCTGCATTTTTTGATTACGAACTGGATGGCGATCTCGATGTCTATATCCTGAACAATAGCTTTATCCCTGTATCCAGTCTTGGATACAACAACAAAAGAGAACTCCGCGGTAAAGATTGGAATCTACCTGAAGTTTTTAAAGGCGGTGGAGATAAACTCTTACGAAACGATAATGGAAAATTTGCCGATGTTAGCGAAGAAGCTGGCATCTATGGAAGTCTTATTGGGTTTGGCCTTGGGGTAACTATTGGTGACGTTAATGGTGATATGCTCCCGGATATTTACGTATCTAACGATTTTTATGAGCGTGATTATCTGTACATTAATAATGGTGATGGCACCTTTATCGAAGATATCAAAAATCAGATGGCGCACTTAAGTTTGTCTTCCATGGGAGCCGATATGGCAGATATTAACAACGACGGTTTACCCGAAATTTTTGTAACCGATATGCTCCCAGAAAATGATGAACGCTTAAAAAACACCAGCGAATTTGAACGCTTTGATCTTTATAAATTAAAAGAAGATCGTGATTTTTACCATCAGTACATGCAAAATAGCCTTCAGCTAAATAATGGAAATAATAGCTTTTCTGAGATTGCTTTTTATAGCGGTGTGGCGCAGACCGATTGGAGCTGGAGCGCTCTTATCTTCGATATGGACAATGATGGTTATAAAGATATTTTTGTGAGCAATGGCATCTATCACGATCTTACCAACCAGGATTTTATGGATTTCTTTGCTAATGATATTCTTCAGGATATGGTAATTACAGGGAAAAAAAAAGAATTCGATTCTATTCTGAATAAAATGCCAAGTACCCTTATTGCTAATTATGTTTTTAAAAATAATGCAGACTTAAGTTTTTCCGATACTACAGAAGATTGGGGATTTAGCACACCAAGTTTCTCCAATGGCTCGGCCTATGGCGACTTGGATAACGATGGTGATCTAGATCTTATCGTGAATAATGTAAACATGGAATTATTTGTTTATCGTAACGAAACTGATAAAAAACATGATCACAACTGGACTAAAATTCAGCTTAAAGGAAACGATAAAAACACCTTTGCCATTGGCAGTAAAGTGACAATTTATACCGAAGACGATCAATTAACACAACAGCTTATTCCTACTCGTGGTTTTCAATCTTCAGCAGATTACAACCTCACTTTTGGATTGGGAACACACCAAAAGATCGATTCAATTCGGGTAATCTGGCCAAATAAAACTGCTTCAATAAAGACTAACATTAACATTAATGAACTTGTTATTTTCGATCAGGAGGAAGCTGAAGAATTTAGTCTTCCCAAGATTGAATCCAGCCAATATTTTAAAGAAATCGATACAGATTTTACCGCACATAAAGAAGACAACTATATAGATTACGATTACGAAGGCTTGATAAATAAAATGCTTTCTCGCGAAGGTCCCGCAATCGCTGTGGCTGATGTAAATAACGACGGAAATGATGATTTTTACGTGGCCGGAGCTAGAAATGAGTCAGGTGTACTTTATATTCAGCAAACTAGCGGTAAATTTTTAAAAAATATTTTAGATGAAACCGAAGAATCAAAGATTTTTGAAGAGACCGGTGCCATTTTCAAAGATATTGATAATGATGGTTTTAAAGATCTAATTTTAATTGCTGGCGGAAATAATATTTATGCTGAAAAAGAACAATATGAAACCCGAATTTATTTGAATGACGGGAAAGGCAATTTCAGTAAAAGTGATTCAGAATTACCAATCAATGATCAAAATGCGGCCGTTATCGCCGCAAATGATTTTGATAAAGATGGAAAAATCGATCTATTTATTGGATATCGAAGCGTTCCTGGAGTTTACGGAATAAACCCAAGCCATCAACTATTAAAAAATAAAGGCAATGGCAAGTTTACTTCTTTAGACACTTCAAATTTAGATAATCTGGGGATGATCACCGATGCATCCTGGGCAGATATCGATAATGATGGAAAAGCTGAATTGATTGTAATCGGCGATTGGATGGCTCCTACAATTTTTAAAATTCAGGTTAAAAAATTAAGTCCAATAAGCTCAAATCTTAGCGAATATGCCGGAGCGTGGAATAGTATGAAAATTGCAGATCTTAACAAAGATGGTCTACCAGATCTAATTTTGGGAAATCGTGGGACTAATTCTTTTTACAACGCCAGTAAAAAAGATCCGGTGAAAGTTTACATCAGCGATTTTGATCATAATGGGACGACCGAGCAAATTTTTACCCGAACAATAAACGAAAAAGATGTTCCTATTCATTTAAGACGAGAACTTTCTGGACAGATTTCTTCAGTAAAAAAACAAAACCTAAAATTCGCTGAGTATGCGACAAAATCTATAGATCAGTTATTTTCAAAAGATGTTTTAGATGAAGCATTGGTTAAAGAAATTACCGGTTTTAAAAGTATTATCGCGATAAATAAAGGCGATGGAAATTTTGAAGTTCAGGAGATGCCAGCGCAGGCTCAGTTTAGTTCTATCCACGCCATCGAAACCATGGATATAAATAATGATGGTAATCTGGATATTATTATTGCCGGAAATGATTACGATCTTAAACCGCAATTTTCCAGATTAGATGCAAATTATGGATTGGTTTTAATGAACGATGGAAATGGCAACTTTAAAGCTGAAACTTCAGAAAAAACGGGCTTATTTTTTAAAGGTCAGGTTCGGGATCTAAAAATAATTCAAAATAAAAAAGGTGAAAAGTGCCTATTGGTTGGAATCAACGACGAGAAACCGCAATTGTACAAACTTCAGTAA
- a CDS encoding RagB/SusD family nutrient uptake outer membrane protein — protein MKNRFIKLSILLGALGSFTACTDLELEDTDSVSRVQTTGDFTGVSDVAGSLSNAYNSLRANVETHENLYGLNEGTSDELLIPTRGTDWGDNGVWRTLHQHTWDANHNFVLNTWNEFNSAIFNLTEIIAPESDANAQQIAEAKFLRAFHMYWIMDLYGQVPFREVDEGPDVNPRVMTRSEAFEFVMQDLNEAMPNLPSIGPGNGTVQASKSAAHYLLAKLYLNKHIYLATASAEAADMTAVIDHVDAIIGEGFELQEGFFEIFEPSDDTETILYTTSSAGNRMWSTLHYAQGTDDNAAGGWNGFSTLAEFYDLFEGDENINTPGSGQEERRGYVPLNGNSTGTYIGKGFLINQQYAADGSELTDRAGNPLVFTKDLPGLLGNNERNGIRVLKYHPSNGAYTGHVVVFRFADAYLMKAEAIMRGGSSSEDALTMVNNLRAIRQATPLPSLTEQDMLDERGRELYTEYWRRQDQIRFGTFTSTWEFKDNTEEFRVLFPIPSVALTSNPNLTQNPGY, from the coding sequence ATGAAAAATAGATTTATAAAACTTTCAATACTCTTAGGAGCACTGGGATCTTTTACCGCGTGTACAGACCTGGAGTTAGAAGACACAGATTCTGTATCGCGGGTGCAGACTACTGGAGACTTTACTGGTGTTTCTGATGTTGCTGGATCTTTAAGTAACGCCTACAATAGCCTTCGAGCAAATGTAGAGACCCATGAAAATTTATACGGACTTAATGAAGGTACTTCAGACGAGCTATTAATTCCTACCAGAGGAACTGACTGGGGCGATAACGGGGTTTGGAGAACCTTACACCAGCATACGTGGGATGCGAACCACAACTTTGTTCTAAATACATGGAACGAATTTAACTCTGCTATATTCAATCTCACTGAAATAATTGCTCCAGAGAGCGACGCAAATGCACAACAAATCGCAGAAGCAAAATTCTTAAGAGCTTTTCATATGTACTGGATAATGGATCTTTACGGACAGGTCCCTTTTAGAGAAGTTGATGAAGGTCCAGATGTAAATCCTCGAGTAATGACAAGAAGTGAAGCTTTTGAATTTGTTATGCAGGACCTTAACGAAGCTATGCCAAATTTACCAAGTATAGGACCTGGTAATGGTACAGTACAGGCTTCTAAATCAGCCGCTCATTATTTATTGGCTAAATTATACCTTAATAAGCATATTTATTTAGCGACGGCATCTGCTGAAGCGGCAGACATGACAGCGGTTATAGATCACGTTGATGCCATTATAGGCGAAGGATTTGAACTTCAGGAAGGTTTCTTTGAAATTTTTGAACCTTCAGATGATACAGAGACCATTCTTTATACAACTTCTAGTGCCGGAAACCGAATGTGGTCTACACTCCATTATGCGCAAGGAACAGATGATAATGCCGCTGGTGGATGGAATGGGTTCTCAACTTTAGCAGAATTCTACGATCTATTTGAAGGTGATGAAAACATAAATACTCCCGGATCTGGACAGGAAGAAAGACGTGGTTACGTACCTTTAAATGGCAATTCGACTGGTACTTATATAGGCAAAGGTTTTCTTATAAATCAGCAATATGCTGCCGATGGTAGCGAGCTTACGGATAGAGCTGGTAATCCATTAGTTTTTACCAAAGATCTCCCAGGACTTTTAGGAAACAACGAAAGAAATGGAATTCGTGTACTTAAATATCATCCTTCAAATGGCGCTTATACTGGTCATGTAGTGGTATTTAGGTTTGCAGATGCTTATTTAATGAAAGCCGAAGCCATTATGCGAGGTGGTTCCAGCTCTGAAGATGCGTTAACTATGGTGAATAATTTACGTGCCATTAGACAGGCAACACCGTTACCTTCATTAACCGAGCAGGATATGCTAGATGAGCGTGGACGTGAGTTATATACAGAATACTGGAGAAGACAGGACCAAATTAGATTTGGAACTTTTACTTCTACTTGGGAGTTTAAAGACAATACTGAAGAATTTAGAGTGCTTTTCCCTATTCCTTCTGTGGCTCTAACTTCAAATCCAAATTTAACGCAGAATCCGGGATATTAG